A stretch of the Bacillus sp. BGMRC 2118 genome encodes the following:
- the nuoN gene encoding NADH-quinone oxidoreductase subunit NuoN produces the protein MDLETMLSFNWGAMAPEFIILGVATLLSLLDLFVKQNVDRKQFAWLGLAGIIVALGFVFMQLDDPATQILENTYRLDSFSKIFKIVLLIGAGFVMLLAAGYEPKEKLEDKGEFYYLFLTALLGAMMMASSGDLVTLFVGLELLSLSSYILAGLRKKHLPSNESAMKYVINGGISTAITLFGMSYVYGLTGSTNLFEIRTQLAGFISPDLQYLVAISFLLLFVGLAFKIASAPFHMWAADVYQGSPMPVTAFLSVVSKTAGFVIILRLFLTMFSQAPANGGTTSLLSVMQDYIGVIAAVTMIAGNLLALRQRNVKRLFAYSSIAHAGYVLVAFMALSPFMFDGIWFYLLAYVLMNLGAFAVLQVVVTKTGKEDIAEFAGLYRTSPFLAIALGVFLLSLAGIPGTAGFIAKLNVFTGILFMEHYVLAAIMITVTVISYVYYFGLLSQLFFRPAAHKEGFKTPVSIIIVIFLALLGTIALGIYPDLALNLFYDNTSFEFDFLQ, from the coding sequence ATGGATTTAGAGACAATGTTGAGCTTTAATTGGGGAGCTATGGCACCAGAGTTTATTATTCTCGGTGTCGCCACCCTTCTCTCCTTGTTAGATCTTTTTGTAAAACAAAATGTAGACCGAAAGCAATTTGCGTGGCTTGGTTTAGCGGGAATTATTGTTGCCCTTGGTTTTGTATTTATGCAGTTAGATGATCCTGCCACACAAATATTAGAAAATACGTATCGTTTAGATTCGTTTTCGAAAATATTTAAAATTGTTCTGTTGATTGGTGCGGGGTTTGTAATGCTGCTGGCGGCAGGATATGAACCAAAAGAAAAGTTAGAGGATAAGGGTGAATTTTACTACTTATTCCTAACAGCACTACTTGGTGCCATGATGATGGCTTCAAGTGGTGACTTAGTAACATTGTTTGTCGGATTAGAGTTGTTATCCCTTTCTTCCTATATTCTAGCTGGTTTACGTAAGAAGCATTTGCCTTCCAATGAATCAGCGATGAAATATGTGATCAATGGTGGGATTTCTACAGCGATTACACTTTTCGGAATGAGTTATGTGTATGGACTAACAGGGTCCACTAATTTATTTGAGATTAGAACTCAACTGGCAGGGTTTATTTCACCAGACTTACAATACTTAGTGGCGATTTCGTTTCTTCTATTATTTGTCGGGCTTGCGTTTAAGATTGCTTCTGCTCCGTTTCATATGTGGGCAGCAGATGTATATCAAGGTTCACCAATGCCGGTTACTGCATTTTTAAGTGTTGTATCAAAAACTGCAGGATTTGTAATTATTCTTCGTCTCTTCTTGACGATGTTCTCACAAGCACCTGCCAATGGTGGAACGACAAGCTTACTGTCTGTTATGCAGGATTATATTGGTGTAATTGCCGCAGTGACGATGATTGCCGGGAACTTACTTGCCTTGCGTCAACGTAATGTAAAGCGATTATTTGCTTACTCGAGTATCGCGCATGCTGGATATGTATTAGTTGCCTTTATGGCATTATCTCCATTTATGTTTGATGGAATTTGGTTTTACCTACTAGCTTATGTATTAATGAACTTAGGGGCATTTGCTGTACTGCAAGTGGTTGTGACGAAGACAGGTAAAGAGGACATTGCAGAATTTGCTGGGTTGTACCGTACTTCTCCATTTCTTGCAATCGCTCTTGGTGTATTCCTCTTATCATTAGCGGGAATTCCTGGTACAGCTGGGTTCATTGCAAAGCTAAACGTTTTCACTGGTATTTTGTTTATGGAGCATTATGTGTTAGCCGCCATTATGATTACAGTAACGGTTATCTCTTATGTTTACTATTTCGGATTACTATCTCAGCTATTTTTCCGTCCTGCTGCTCACAAAGAGGGCTTCAAGACGCCAGTTAGCATTATCATCGTTATCTTCTTAGCTCTACTGGGGACAATTGCTCTTGGTATTTACCCAGACTTGGCATTAAACTTATTTTATGACAATACGAGCTTCGAGTTTGATTTCTTACAATAA